A stretch of the Streptomyces sp. WMMB303 genome encodes the following:
- a CDS encoding gas vesicle protein K gives MTRAQESRTGAGRRLDFDPDTVERDLAALVLTIVELLRQLVERQALRRVEVGDLDEDQEERIGMTLMLLEDRMELLRERFGLTPEDLNLDLGPLGPLLPNE, from the coding sequence GTGACCCGAGCGCAGGAGAGCAGGACCGGCGCGGGCCGTCGGCTCGATTTCGACCCCGACACCGTCGAGCGGGACCTGGCCGCGCTGGTGCTGACCATCGTGGAGCTGCTGCGGCAGCTGGTGGAGCGGCAGGCCCTCCGCCGGGTCGAGGTCGGGGATCTCGACGAGGATCAGGAGGAGCGGATCGGGATGACGCTGATGCTGCTGGAGGACCGCATGGAGCTGCTGCGGGAACGGTTCGGGCTGACGCCCGAGGACCTGAATCTCGACCTCGGGCCACTGGGCCCCCTGCTGCCGAACGAATGA
- a CDS encoding gas vesicle protein has product MPGSSRLPDRYESGSSANLADILERVLDKGVVIVGDIRINLLDIELLTIRLRLIVASVDKAKEMGIDWWEIDPALSSSARRRELSEENDRLRRRVAELEDREPERLEGERGER; this is encoded by the coding sequence ATGCCCGGCAGCAGCAGGCTGCCCGACCGCTACGAGAGCGGGAGCAGCGCGAACCTCGCCGACATCCTCGAGCGCGTCCTCGACAAGGGCGTGGTGATCGTGGGCGACATCCGGATCAACCTGCTCGACATCGAACTGCTGACCATCAGACTCCGGCTGATCGTCGCCTCCGTCGACAAGGCCAAGGAGATGGGCATCGACTGGTGGGAGATCGATCCGGCGCTCAGCTCCAGCGCCCGGCGACGCGAACTGTCCGAGGAGAACGACCGGCTGCGGCGGCGCGTCGCCGAACTGGAGGACCGCGAGCCGGAACGCCTGGAGGGAGAGCGCGGTGAACGGTGA
- a CDS encoding gas vesicle protein has protein sequence MPWARRQVSLVDLLDRLLGTGVVLTGSLTLGIADVDLVRIDLRALISSVNAHVPSPWEGGQPL, from the coding sequence CTGCCGTGGGCCCGGCGCCAGGTCTCGCTGGTGGATCTGCTGGACCGGCTGCTGGGCACCGGGGTGGTGCTCACCGGGTCGCTGACCCTGGGCATCGCCGATGTGGACCTGGTCCGGATCGACCTGCGGGCCCTGATCAGCTCCGTCAACGCACACGTCCCCTCGCCCTGGGAGGGAGGGCAGCCGCTGTGA
- a CDS encoding MgtC/SapB family protein, whose product MNDAFSSSLGQGWPQFADLALAFVLTSLIGLERRAKRKSAGLRTHALVGIGAALFMLVSKYGFADLMGREDVSFDPSRIAAQVVSGVGFLGAGVIFLRRDVVRGLTTAAIVWLSAAVGMACGAGLPLLAVAVVAMHFLTVWGFTKLSDRLPGVEPGRLRLTYEEGRGVLRTVLELCTERGFVVTETNVEQMHEPRPDLTRLNLAVSGPGSVPELVGELMAVPGVLAVNGRTVSDGQDGD is encoded by the coding sequence ATGAACGACGCGTTCTCCTCTTCGCTGGGCCAGGGCTGGCCGCAGTTCGCCGACCTCGCCCTGGCATTCGTCCTGACGTCGTTGATCGGTCTGGAGCGGCGGGCCAAACGCAAGAGCGCGGGGTTGCGCACCCATGCGCTGGTGGGGATCGGTGCCGCGCTCTTCATGCTGGTCAGCAAGTACGGCTTCGCCGATCTGATGGGCAGGGAGGATGTCTCCTTCGACCCGTCCCGGATCGCGGCGCAGGTGGTCTCGGGCGTCGGCTTCCTGGGTGCGGGCGTCATCTTTCTCCGCCGCGACGTGGTGCGCGGGCTGACGACCGCGGCGATCGTCTGGCTCTCGGCCGCCGTCGGGATGGCCTGCGGGGCGGGGCTGCCGCTGCTGGCCGTGGCGGTGGTGGCGATGCACTTCCTCACGGTGTGGGGCTTCACCAAGCTCAGCGACCGGCTGCCGGGCGTGGAGCCGGGCCGGCTGCGGCTCACCTACGAGGAAGGGAGAGGTGTGCTGCGTACCGTGCTGGAGCTGTGCACGGAGCGCGGTTTCGTGGTGACCGAGACGAATGTCGAACAGATGCATGAACCGCGGCCGGATCTCACCAGGCTCAATCTCGCCGTCTCGGGGCCCGGCTCGGTACCGGAGCTGGTGGGGGAGCTGATGGCGGTTCCCGGGGTGCTCGCGGTCAACGGCCGCACGGTCTCGGACGGGCAGGACGGGGACTGA